The Bdellovibrionota bacterium genome includes the window TGGAACGAGTCGCCGTGCCGGTCGCGATACCGAGGGGCGTACTCTGGATATCGGTTTTCGCACTGGCCGGAGGCTTGGCCTGGGCGCTTAATCGTTATGTTCCCCGCAAGTCGGAACTGCTCACGTCCATTCGGAACCGATCCGTGATGGTTCCTTCTGAAGTGACAACCGACATTCCTGTGGAAGAGGAGGCACCCGCCTCGGAAGAGGTCGGTAAAACCGTGGAAGCGCCTCCCCTTGTGATTCAAGCCCGCAAAGAAACGAGGAAGAATCGGCCGGCGCCCATTCCCGCCGTGAGTCCCACACCGGAATCGACGACGGGTAAAGACATCGTTGCCAGCCTGGATCGCTCGCTCGGCGGCATTACGCCGGAAGGGGACCTGGCCGCCGCCGATCGCCTGGCCAAAACAGTGCGTTCCACCGGCACGCTGGGGCCAAAAATCGTGAAGGCTCCGAAGCTTCAAGATATGGACGTGGAGATCCGTCTTCCAACGTTGAAAGATATTCCTCTGCTTGGAATCAGCGAATCGGCTCGCTCGGTGAATCCTCGGGCAACGTACGATCCGGAGAAATACCGGGCCTCTCTAAAGGAGCACCTCGTGGGTGTCGAAGGCTGTTACGTCCAGCATGAAAAAGGCGGAGCGGCCGGACGCATTGCGATCTGGTTTTCGATCGCCTCTTCCGGCCAAGTTCGGAAAAGTGGAGTTGAATCCGACACATTCCGCAACAAGGCCATGCAACAATGCATTCTCGACCGAGTGGGGAAAGTATCGTTTGATCCTCCTCCTTGGGACGGATTTACGACGTCGTTGGCGTTCCGCTTCGGCAAGCGCCGCATCGATTTTTAGGCTCGACAGCCTGTTAAAACGTGTACTTCAATCCCGCGCCGATATTGATCGTGTCCACCGGTACATCCAGAATGTAGTAGTAGCTCGTTTTGGCGTAGAGCGAAAAGTGCCGAAGATACGTGTAGTACTCGATGCCTCCGCCGATCAAAATGTTGATCTTGTTATTCTGGCCGGGGACGAACTCCGGATCGCTGTAATGAATCCCGGGGCCCACTTCAAGAAAGGGGTAAAAGCGGCCTAAAGGATACTGGGCTTTGGCGGCTAGATTGAGCAGGATGGTATTGACCCCGCCTTGAAGTACAAAATCGCCGGCCGAAGCTTCGTTGATTCCGATGCTGTAAACCCCCTCGAGGGAGAGGTACTTGAACAGATCGTATCCCGTCGTGAACGTGAGCTGAAATCCCGGATTTTTCGCGGTTCTGGCTTCGCCGGTGAAAAAGAG containing:
- a CDS encoding AgmX/PglI C-terminal domain-containing protein, yielding EIRLGEIRMVVSHRGYALSNVIPFPDPRTEPHRPIPVAAPPAPRRRIKAAVVERVAVPVAIPRGVLWISVFALAGGLAWALNRYVPRKSELLTSIRNRSVMVPSEVTTDIPVEEEAPASEEVGKTVEAPPLVIQARKETRKNRPAPIPAVSPTPESTTGKDIVASLDRSLGGITPEGDLAAADRLAKTVRSTGTLGPKIVKAPKLQDMDVEIRLPTLKDIPLLGISESARSVNPRATYDPEKYRASLKEHLVGVEGCYVQHEKGGAAGRIAIWFSIASSGQVRKSGVESDTFRNKAMQQCILDRVGKVSFDPPPWDGFTTSLAFRFGKRRIDF
- the cglE gene encoding adventurous gliding motility protein CglE; translated protein: MKKVLLALACLIVLCFPRMGRGDELFGEFQRLPDQVERGFSVGFDFGLLFFTGEARTAKNPGFQLTFTTGYDLFKYLSLEGVYSIGINEASAGDFVLQGGVNTILLNLAAKAQYPLGRFYPFLEVGPGIHYSDPEFVPGQNNKINILIGGGIEYYTYLRHFSLYAKTSYYYILDVPVDTINIGAGLKYTF